A stretch of DNA from Ricinus communis isolate WT05 ecotype wild-type chromosome 4, ASM1957865v1, whole genome shotgun sequence:
TTATCATATCTCTATATTCTGATGTTGCAACGGATACCTATTCTAGCATGTTGAGAGAGAACTGCCTTGCAAACAGCTTCTGTCAATAAGGCAACAGAGATTAGATCAAATTACAATGCTTCTGATCAAGAACAGGAAGGGCAACATGGAAAGCAAGAGAACCATTTGCTCTGATTATTAGCATTGGTTTCTGGCTTAGTGGTTTCTAGGTGTGATTTCTGTTGCAACTCTTGCTCCTGAGCTACTTTAGGAGTTTGCGGTTGTGGTGATCCGTGTTGCTTTTGAGATGATGGGTCGCCTTTATGATCACCTGTCAATCTTCATATAAACGAAACAATTCTCAGTCATTTCCTGTTTTGAATATAATTTGCTGAAGGAATGTAATTAGTTAAGAGGTTTTCTTCAAGACAAGCAAAACATTCATGGGATTTTAATTAGCAACATTTTAGGTTGAGAAGAATTATGAAGCATAGCTTACATTGGAAATGCAAATGATGTGACACTGGCTCCGCTCACGTCGGAACGACGAAAGCTAGCAGAAAGCTGCGATCTCTTGGCATGAGTGTTTTCTTTGTTAGCATGGTCAGCTTCGTTCTCTTTTATTACTTCCCTCATTGTTTCAGCAGCTTTTGACTCTGTTACACCAAAATGTGCATCAACTGGAACTCCAACATTTTGTTGTCCTGATTCGGGTGGGTTGTTGGTTGGTGGTTGATTACTCATGTATTGGCTGTTTGAAAAATCCACCATCGGGGACATGGGAGGATCACCTAACAAGCCTAGTTCTCCAGACTTACCGAACCAGTTCGCATGATCCCTCGGGAAACTCATATTCCCCATATGAATACTGAACAAAGACTCGTTAGAAGCAACACTCCACTCCGTTGGAGCTGAAGATTTTCTAGCAAATACAGAAGATGGAATCCTGTACCCGGAGGGAGTTGAGTCGGCTGGTGGCTCCATCATCATCTGTGTTGGAGGAGATTGTGTTGGGGACTCGCTGTTTGAGCTTAATATATAGCTAGGATGCGTTTCATGCCCTGTAACTGGATATCCATACTCCTCTGAAGCTAACCGAGTGTCGTTAGGAGAGGCAATCTCAATCGAGCAGAGTCTTCTGTTATTGGTAATATCCAATTCAAAAGGAGACCCTGATGAACTAGAAGATGCTGAGGATGAGGAGCTTAACGTTTTCCCATGTGCAGTATGATATTTTTCACCAGAATTCGTGGCGGTTTCTATTGTTAAACCTTCCCTAGTCCCACTCTGATGTCCAGATTCCATAGCAGAAAATGTTTGTTTTGCTTCTTCTAAAGATGTTGGTTTTACTTCAGCCTCTGGAGGTCCCATAACATCTCAAAAGGAGGTCATGCTGCAGCAATAAGGATATATAAGATATTTTCACTCCAATGTTAAGTCTGATAATGCATGATAACTCAAATCTTTAGTGTGTTTAAATGATGCAAAACAAGAATAgaacttttcaattttaggAAATTGCATGCAGTTCCAtatcatttctttatttgacaCTTCTCTTACTCAGATAACAGAAACACCCAGTATGCATTCCTGCGCAATCAGATTCAGCATATAAAAAATGCAACAAGCAAGTCATAAAGTCCACTCTCTGCCCAAAAGATCAGAGTTCATGCAGGCATGACCAAATCATATGCCAAAGCTCTTCTTCCTCCTTATCTACTTCTCTCTCTATCTATACAGTATGAgatctcttttttcctttttcttttcttttacgcCTTCAAAGGATTCTCAGGcatctaaaagaaatttttctaGCAGATTGCAGAGTATTATGTGCATATATCTTGCATCATCTTTTCCACGACATGCAACAATTGCAGGAGCTTGAACTATATTTTGTGATTTCtgatgataaaacaacctaaAATTTTGATCATCCTCAAGAACTAGTAAAACTCATGAAAATTCCGTTCTGTCTTAAACTATTTATGTAAAATGAATCAATATTCTTCTCTGAGCCtactatattataatttattttatccaaagtatataatcaaaattcaaaaaaaaaaaaaaaagaaataagccGTCCCTCAAGGTTGATATAGGAGTAAAAGAGATAATCTATGCAACAAGACAACCATGAAAATGGAGATGAATGCAAGAGAAATTATGAAATCTACAGGCaatcaaaaattgaaaaagattcAAAAGAATACTTACcaagaaaagcaaaaacaacccaaaaaaagttgCCAATAAGGGTATCAAATCAGAAGGGAAAATATTTCTGCAGCCtcttattttatctatttatttgtATTGTTCTTGAGTTTTGATCAATGGGGAAAGATAACTGATAGCAGAAAAGCAAGAAAGTGAAAAGGGGCTCACAGAgagatagaaagaaagagaaggaggaagagaaagagagacagAGAAGTGAGTTGGTTGGAGAGAGAGGGTGAGAGGAGTTTTTATGGTCTGGCATGGTTTCAGGCAATAGTTTCTCTTTCATTCTACAAATAACACAACTGCTTTGCGCGCCATAACATCCCTATACAAATCAACTAACTACTCTTGTTGTCTACCTTGCACATCCCAACACACACAAAcagaaatgtatatataaatatatatacatatatatatattgtgtgGCCACATAATGGAATTTCCTGGACATGCAGGCCACTTTCCCTCCTTATTAACTTTCAAATCCTGTAAAACAAATGCACCTTCAGAATTAAATAGCAGGGATTTTGGAGTTAATCTCAATTATTGGAAtgatttgaagaaaaaatgtTCATTCAGTAGGCTCAGAGAGCtcattaaattgaaatttccCATTCTTTATTTCTCCAATCTCAGCTCTAGTTCCTGTTGATACATtgcttatttataaaaactcaTCTTCAGAtattatcaaagaaaaataaaaactattccAAAggtgaaattaaaataattcacCAGTCACCATATCTAAGTTCTTGGAAAGCAAAGAGTGCATATAGAGATGTACTTT
This window harbors:
- the LOC8284427 gene encoding uncharacterized protein LOC8284427, which produces MGPPEAEVKPTSLEEAKQTFSAMESGHQSGTREGLTIETATNSGEKYHTAHGKTLSSSSSASSSSSGSPFELDITNNRRLCSIEIASPNDTRLASEEYGYPVTGHETHPSYILSSNSESPTQSPPTQMMMEPPADSTPSGYRIPSSVFARKSSAPTEWSVASNESLFSIHMGNMSFPRDHANWFGKSGELGLLGDPPMSPMVDFSNSQYMSNQPPTNNPPESGQQNVGVPVDAHFGVTESKAAETMREVIKENEADHANKENTHAKRSQLSASFRRSDVSGASVTSFAFPILTGDHKGDPSSQKQHGSPQPQTPKVAQEQELQQKSHLETTKPETNANNQSKWFSCFPCCPSCS